One region of Salvia miltiorrhiza cultivar Shanhuang (shh) chromosome 3, IMPLAD_Smil_shh, whole genome shotgun sequence genomic DNA includes:
- the LOC131016718 gene encoding LOW QUALITY PROTEIN: 1-(5-phosphoribosyl)-5-[(5-phosphoribosylamino)methylideneamino] imidazole-4-carboxamide isomerase, chloroplastic-like (The sequence of the model RefSeq protein was modified relative to this genomic sequence to represent the inferred CDS: deleted 1 base in 1 codon), giving the protein MSIHRLQATSWKDFTELSVLYAPRGKKILVHAAPWVIQRSRRLSIQCAVKFRPCIDIHKGKVKQIVGSTLRDSKEGDSSLITNYESDLSAAEYAKMYMDDGLTGGHMIMLGTDPLSKAAAVEALHAYPGGLQVGGGINTRNALTYIGEGASHVIVTSYVFSDGQVDFERLKEFAQVVGKERLVLDLSCRKKDGRYAVVTDRWQKFTDVFLDQEVLNFLAGHADEFLVHGVDVEGKKLGIDEELVELLGRISPIPVTYAGGVTTMADLEKIKTTGNGRVDVTVGSALNIFGGNLPYKDVVTWHSQQKSLAF; this is encoded by the exons ATGAGCATTCACCGTCTTCAAGCAACTTCATGGAAAGATTTTACTGAGCTTTCTGTGTTGTATGCACCTCGAGGCAAGAAAATTTTGGTCCATGCTGCACCTTGGGTGATCCAGA GAAGTCGAAGGTTATCTATACAATGTGCCGTCAAGTTTCGTCCTTGCATTGACATACATAAG GGGAAAGTGAAACAGATTGTTGGATCCACTCTTCGAGATTCTAAAGAGGGAGATTCAAGTCTTATCACTAATTACGAATCTGATCTTTCAGCTGCAGAATATGCTAAAATGTATATGGACGATGGGCTTACTGGTGGCCATATGATCATGCTTGGGACTGATCCATTGAGCAAAGCAGCAGCAGTTGAAGCATTACATGCTTATCCAG GTGGATTGCAAGTTGGGGGTGGTATCAATACAAGAAATGCCTTGACTTACATAGGTGAAGGAGCAAGCCATGTTATCGTTACATCA TACGTATTCAGTGATGGACAAGTTGATTTTGAAAGGCTAAAAGAATTTGCTCAAGTCGTGGGGAAAGAAAGACTTGTGTTGGATCTCAGTTGCAGAAAGAAG GATGGGAGATATGCAGTTGTGACAGATAGATGGCAGAAGTTCACTGATGTATTTCTTGATCAAGAGGTGTTAAATTTTCTTGCTGGTCATGCTGATGAATTTCTTGTCCATGGAGTAGATGTTGAAGGAAAAAA GTTGGGAATTGACGAAGAGCTTGTGGAATTGCTTGGCAGG ATTTCACCA ATTCCGGTGACTTATGCTGGTGGAGTGACGACTATGGCTGATTTAGAGAAGATAAAAACAACGGGAAATGGCCGTGTGGATGTCACCGTTGGCAGTGCTttaaatatttttgggggtAATCTACCTTACAAGGATGTAGTCACCTGGCATTCTCAGCAAAAGTCATTGGCTTTTTGA